The genome window AACATGAAAGGCCCCATATAATTCACCTCCTTGATTCCCCGATAGCTCAGTCGGTAGAGCGACGGACTGTTAATCCGCAGGTCGCTGGTTCGAACCCAGCTCGGGGAGCCAAGAAAAATTTGAAGTCGTCCGCAAGGGCGCAAATGGATTCCCCGATAGCTCAGTCGGTAGAGCGACGGACTGTTAATCCGCAGGTCGCTGGTTCGAACCCAGCTCGGGGAGCCAAAGAATTCTTGAAGAAGGAGCGCTGATTTCGATCAGCGCTCCTTTTTCTTTGCCTCCTCCCCGCGTCTTTCTCTCTGCATAGTGAGACCGCCTTATTGCCAAAGGCGTGCTGGCGCTACACAATTTCCAGAATGCGCTTTCAGCGCCGCGGGCCTTTCTGCCTGCATGAAAAGATTTCAAGAATCATGGACGCCCTGAGGAGGAACACCCAAATGCGCCACAGTCCCCGAGAACTCCGCAGAGCCGCCTACGAGTGGCTCGTCGCCACCGGCAGCTCCGCTGAAGAAGCCGGCATCGTCGCAGACCATCTCGTCAACGCCAACCTCCGCGGGCATGACAGCCACGGCGTCGGCATGATCGCGCTCTACAGCGATCTCATCGCCGACGGCAGGCTTCATCCCAATACCGCCCCCCGGCTTCTGAAGGACGGCGGCTCCATCCTGCAGTTCTCAGGCGACCGCGGCTACGGCCAGCGCATTGGCTATGAAGCGACGAATGCCGCCATTGCCCGTGCGAAGGAAAACGGCATCTGCATGTACACGATTGCCAACACCTGCCACCTCGGGCGCATCGGCACCTACGGCGAGCAGTGTGCGGATGCCGGCATGGTCTCGATTCATTTCGTGAACGTCACCCACTACATCCCGCTCGTCGCCCCCTGGGGCGGTTCTGACGCACGCTTCGGCACCAACCCCTTCTGCTGCGCGATCCCGAAGACGGATCAGCATCAGCGCTTCATTCTCGACTTCGCGACCTCAATCGTGGCGATGGGGAAGACCCGCGTCGCTTATCTTGCCAAGAAGAACTTCCCCATCCCCGTCATGGTTGACAGCAAGGGGCAGCCCACCACGGATCCCAAGGTTATGTGGGAGGATCCGAAGGGAGCGCTTCTGCCGATGGGTCTCTATAAGGGCGCGGGCCTCTGCTTTGCCTGCGAACTCCTCGCGGGACTTCTCTCGACGGGCGGCACCAATTCGCCTGAACTCGTCGATCGCGACGGAACGATCATGAACAACATGACGAGCTTCGTCATCAATCCGGAGGCGCTCTGCGACCTCACCTGGATGAAGCGCGAGATGGACTCGATGATCGAATATGTGAAGGCTTCTCCCGAAGCCGATCCTGTCGGGAACCCCATCCTCTGCCCGGGCGAAATCGAAATGCAGCGCACGAAGGAGCGCACTGAAAAGGGCGTTGAGATCTCTGACGGCGAATGGGCCGCAATTCTCAGAACCTGCGCCAAGGCGGGCGTGAACGAAGAGGCGCTCAAGGAATAACTTAGAGAGAAGCGGAATTCCTGAATTCCATTCAGGCAGCCGAAGGCATCGCGCCTCCGGCTGTTTTTTTTGGGCCGCTGCAATAACAAAAAGCCCCTGCTGACATCAAATCAACAGGGGCTTCGTTTATAGGGAGCCTGGCGATGACCTACTTTCACTGGAAATACAACCAACTATCATCGGCGCGGAGACGTTTCACTGTCCTGTTCGGAATGGGAAGGAGTGGGGCCGTCACGCTATGGTCACCAGGCTTAAAGGGGTGGAAAAGCAAAGACTTGCAGTTGCGACTGCTTTCTCGATTCTCTTGAAGTTCTTCTCACCGTCATGATGAAAAGCTTCACGGTTATAGGATCAAGCTTCACGAGCAATTAGTATCGGTCAGCTCAACGCCTCACAGCGCTTGCACACCCGACCTATCAACGTCCTGGTCTCGAACGACTCTTCAGGGAGGTCAAGCCTCCAGGAAGACTTATCTTCAGGCAGGTTTCCCGCTTAGATGCTTTCAGCGGTTATCCTTTCCCCACATAGCTACCCGGCGGTGCCACTGGCGTGACAACCGGTACACCAGAGGTGAGTCCATTCCGGTCCTCTCGTACTAGGAACAGCCCCCGTCAATCTTCCAGCGCCCACGGCAGATAGGGACAAAACTGTCTCACGACGTTTTAAACCCAGCTCACGTACCTCTTTAAATGGCGAACAGCCATACCCTTGGGACCGGCTACAGCCCCAGGATGAGATGAGCCGACATCGAGGTGCCAAACACCGCCGTCGATATGAACTCTTGGGCGGTATCAGCCTGTTATCCCCAGAGTACCTTTTATCCGTTGAGCGATGGCCCTTCCATGCAGAGCCACCGGATCACTATGACCTACTTTCGTATCTGCTCGTCTTGTCGGACTCGCAGTCAAGCACGCTTTTGCCATTGCACTATCAGCACGATTTCCGACCGTGCCTAGCGTACCTTCGCACTCCTCCGTTACCCTTTAGGAGGAGACCGCCCCAGTCAAACTGCCTACCATGCACGGTCCCCGAAGCGGATTACGCTCCCAGGTTAGAACCTCAAAC of Sutterella faecalis contains these proteins:
- a CDS encoding malate/lactate/ureidoglycolate dehydrogenase, with product MRHSPRELRRAAYEWLVATGSSAEEAGIVADHLVNANLRGHDSHGVGMIALYSDLIADGRLHPNTAPRLLKDGGSILQFSGDRGYGQRIGYEATNAAIARAKENGICMYTIANTCHLGRIGTYGEQCADAGMVSIHFVNVTHYIPLVAPWGGSDARFGTNPFCCAIPKTDQHQRFILDFATSIVAMGKTRVAYLAKKNFPIPVMVDSKGQPTTDPKVMWEDPKGALLPMGLYKGAGLCFACELLAGLLSTGGTNSPELVDRDGTIMNNMTSFVINPEALCDLTWMKREMDSMIEYVKASPEADPVGNPILCPGEIEMQRTKERTEKGVEISDGEWAAILRTCAKAGVNEEALKE